The segment GTACTGGGAGTGGGCCGCGATGGGCTCGCCGTCGAGGACGGGATGCGGTCCGTCATCGACGGCGAAACGCTGGGCACCGAATGCCTTGCCGGCCGGATCCTTGCCGAAGTAGATGTCATCACCACCGGGATCCGAGAGAAACCCGGGGACGGGAAGGCGGACAGCCACGCCCGTAGCGTGCATCAGAGCCTCCGGCACGGTCGGCAGCTTGGTCACTATGTCGTTGTCGGCGGCCCCCACGTAGACCCTTTGCGGCGGCACACCGAGGTCCGCCGCTCTGTCGACTCCAACCCCGGGGCTGCCGACAAGAACGATATCGTCCACACCCGGGATACCTCCCGACTGCTTGGCCGCCGTGCCGACCGTGAGGGATCCGTAGGAGTGACCGATGGCCGTCACATGCGGATCATCGTGCTGATTGGTCGCGACGAGTCCGGCCATGAAGCGGTTGTAGGCCGGCGCCCCCTTGTCGGCGTCCGCGGTGGACATGACGTCGATGTTCTGGGGAGCGTCGTAGCCGAGCCAGACGATCGAAGCCGTGGACTTGTCGTACCGCTGGGCTCCGATGGCCGTGTCGAGTGCGCGTTTCACCGTACCGCCGCCGAACTCGGCGTCGAGTTTGGTACCGAGCCCCGGCACGTATGCGGACACATTGCGCGCGGTATCGGGGTTCCCGAAGGAGATGATGGCCCGGCCGTTTCCCTCGTCACCGACGCCGAGAAGGAACATGGGGACCTTGCTGGGTTCCCTCAGCCGATCGTCGATCTTCCGTAGCCCCTCCAGCATGGCCGGATCGTTGCCGGTGCGCTCCAGTTCCGCGATCAGGACCGGCAGATAGTGACGGTTGGCCTCGTCCCTGGCGATGGCAGGAATGCCGTCGAGCATGCCGATCAATTCGGGTGCCACGTCGAGATATTCACGTCGTTGTTCCTCGTCCAGCCCCTCCCACCACGCCTTGTTCTCGGCCGGGGAGCCGTTCTGGGGCATCCCGGCCACCAGGTGGCGAACGGTGGCGGCGTGCACATCGGCCGTGTCCCGGCGCATGTCCTCCAGCGTCGCGTCCGTCACCTCCAAACCCTTGGCGGCCTTCAGACCGTTCAGGGCCTCGGTACAGCGGGCGTCCACCGCGGCAGCGGAGCGGACGGCGCGGGCGATACGGTCCGCGATGTCCTGGGCTTTTCCGGCGTGGGGGTTCACCTGTAGACCGGCCCCGAATCGGCCTCCGGAGGGGTCGTACGTCTCGATCCGTGGCGGCTTCCCGTACTCGCCGGCGCCGAGCGGCTCCAAGGGGCCGCGCGAGCTGCCCTGTGCGGTACCGCCCGAAACGCACTGCTCACCCCCGCCGGTGGAAACGGTCGCGGAGGGTTAGGTGACCGAGCCGTCGGTGTTGACCGTGAACGCCAGCGCCGCGGCCTCGTCCAGTGCCTGGCGCAACTGCCGCTGCGGTTCCAGCAGATCGGCGGAGAGGCCGTTCAGGGCCGTACGGATCAGTCCGCATTCCGTGGCCAGGTAGTCGTAATTCTGAATGAGGCGCCCCATACGCCTGACCGCCTGTTGCGCCGCCTCGCTCTCCTGGGTTTCGATGAGTTTGGCAGACATGGCCTTTCTGACGGTCTCGCGGTCGGCAGTGGAACGGCTGGAAATCCGATGCCATACATTCGCGGCTTCTTCGAACTCGCCGCGTTTGATGTCCCGTAATTCCTGCCAGGTCAGGAAGTCGGCGGTCATCGCTCCCCGCCCGCCCCAGGCGTGGAGGCGCCCATGGAACTTCCCACCCCGACGTCCACTCCCGGAAGATCGTCGGCGACTCTCAGCAGAGCTCCGCTCAAGTAGGCACACTCGCCACGCACGGACGCGAGCCGTTCCTCCCAGGACACGAGAACATCCTTCAGCGCAGGCACACTGCCGAGCCCGGCGCCCCATTGGTCGATGCCCTGGTGGCCGGAGCCGAGCATCCGATGGCTCTGGTCGGCGCCGGTCCGAAGGTCGCCTGCAGCCTTCGCCGCCTGTCGCCAAGGGGTACTCCCGTGCAGCAGTCGGCCCATACCTCCCGACCCGCCCGACGGACCCGGCACGGCAGGGTCCAAAGGTGCGTTCGACGCGAGGGACATGCTCACATCCCCCGCTGCGGGACCGGCGGAGTCCGATGGCGCCGCGCCGAACATTTCCCGCCATCGTTGTGCATCGAATTCCGGCATCGTCGTTTATCCCCCTCATGCTCACAGCCGCGTCCGAAATGGCCGCCGGCGACTGTCGTCAGCAGCGTAGGGCGCGTTGGGCGGCCATCACCACTCAGGCAAGAGAGACCGGCGAGAAAAATCATCCGCGCGATATCACAGCAGTATGACCGGAGCAAGAGTAGGCGCGCCTATGCATCCCGATCTCCGAAGGAGCTGGGTGGGGCCGGCAAACAGGAGGCGGCCGAGCCGTCGGCCTCCTGCCCTGCAATACACGCGGCCACGGCAGACGTCTTCCACCACAGCCGGTTCTCCGACAGCGGCCTTCCAGTACCACCTTTGGCAGTAAGCGGAGTTCGGTTCGCGTCCCAGCGACTCCCCGACGCGGGCATTCCGGGCCGCGGCCGCACCACCCCTGCCACAGGCACCTGAACGGCCGGGGATCGACCGCCCGGAGGGTCAGGGCGTCGTGTCGGGAGCCTGTAGCGAGTCGAGCCAGTCCAGGAGGCGGGTGCCCTGGCGGGCCATGAGGTCCGGGTCGCGCAGGGCGTTGGTCAGGAGCGACATGCCCTGGTAGGCGGAGACGAGAGTGACGGCGAGGTCGTCCGGGTCGGGCAGGCCCAGGGCGCGGAACTGGTCCGCGGTCCACTCCAGCAGGCGCCGGATGACCGTGCCGGCCTCCGCGTCGAGGGTCCCGTCGGCGCGTTTGTCCAGTTCGACGGCGAGGGTGCCGGTGGGGCAGCCGTAGCGGGCGGCGACCGCCCGCTGGTCGATCCAGGCGGCGACCAGGGCCTTGAGGCGGTCGCGAGGGTCGGGCAGCCGGTCCAGGTGGCCGGTGAACTCGTCGAGGTGTGCGCTGTGCTCGGAGAGGGCGGCCAGGATCAGCTCGTCCTTGGTCTTGAAGTAGTAGTAGACGTTCCCCACCGGAACATCCGCCGCGCGCGCGATATCGGCGAGGGTGGTGCGCTCGACGCCCTGCTCATGCAGGACCCGGGCCGCCTCCGTCGTGAGTCGTCGGCGCTTGTCGGCCGCCCGCGCCCCGGGCTTCACTGAGTCAGTCACCCAACTAACTATAGACAACCCCCGGCACGACCGTGCTACGGTCTGAGTAAGTCAGCCGACTAACTAACTCACTTGGGGAGACGTCATGATCGTGGTGACAGGCGCGACCGGCAACATCGGACGGACCTTGGTGCCCCTGCTGGCCGGGGCGGGCGAGGACGTCGTGGCCGTCTCGCGGCGTCCCGAGTACGAAGGACTGCCGGCCGGCGCCAGGCACGCCCGGGCCGACATCGGGAACAGTGCGAGCCTGCGGCCCGTCCTCGACGGCGCCGACGCCCTCTTCCTCATGCTGGGCGGCGAGCTCAACGGAGCCGGCGAGAGCCCGGACGCCCTTCTCGGCGCGGCCCTGGACTCCGGGGTCAAGCGGATCGTCCTGCTCTCCTCCCAGATCAACTCCACCCGCCCCGAGGCCCTCTCCCACACCCGGCTGCGCGCGTTCGAGACCGCCGTACGGGCGTCCGGAGCGGACTTCACGATCCTGCGCCCCGGCGGCTTCGCCTCCAACGCCTTCGCGTGGGCCGAGTCGGTACGCACGAAGCGCACGGTCTTCGCTCCGTTCGGCGACGTGGCCCTGCCGGTCGTCGACCCGGCGGACATCGCCGCGGTCGCCGCCGCGGCACTGCGCGAGGACGGACACGCCGGCCGTACGTACGAACTAACCGGCCCCCGGGCCGTCAGCCCCCGCGAGCAGGCCGCGGCGATCTCCCGGGCCCTGGGCGAGGAAGTCGCCTTCGTGGAGCTCTCCCGCGATCAGGCCCACAGCCACCTGGCGCGGTTCATGCCCGAGGAGGTCATCGACGGCACGCTGGACATCCTCGGCGTCCCACTGCCGTCCGAGCAGACCGTCAGCCCCGATACGGAGAGCGTCCTCCACCGTCCGGCCAGGCCCTTCGACGAGTGGGTCGCGCGCAATCTGCCGGCCTTCCGGTAGGGCCTTTCAGTAGGGCCTTTCGGTAGGGCCGTTCTTTTGGATCAGGCTGGATCAGTGAGTGGGGGTCCCCCCACGCTCCCTGGGCGTAGGGGTGGGGGTCTGGTGCCGTGGATCGCAAGGCGGCGGATGGAGCCCACGCGGTGGGGGCACTCCCCCAGGCCGTCAGGCCGAGGGGGCCCGTCGGCGACTGACGACAACGCGGCGTGGGGGCACTCCCCCTGGGCTACCGCCCGGGGGGACCCCCACCTGGGCCCGGCGGCCCGGAGGCACCCCCACCCGGGTCGCCGCCCGGAGGCACCCCCGCCCGGGCCGCCGGGCCCAGGGGGAGCGCGGTGCCTGGGGGCACGCCCAGGCACCGTAGCCGGGGGCGGCACGCGAGCCCGGCAAGATCCGAAAGAGAGGCCCTCGGGCCGCCCGGCCCGGCGCGCACGCCTCAGAACGTGAGCACCGCCCTCGCGCCCTCGCCCACGCCCGACGCCGCCTTCGCGAAGTCCTCCACCGGGTGGATCTCCGACACCAGTTCGTCCAGGAGCAGTTCGCCGCGGCCGTAGAGGTCCGCGTAGAGGGCGATGTCGTGCTGGGGGCGGGAGGTGCCGTAGCGGCAGCCCAGGATGGACTTGTCGAGGAACATCGCGGCCGGGGGGAACGACGCCTCCGTCGTGGGGGGTGTCATGCCCAGGAGGACCGCCTGGCCGCCGCGGTCGAGGAGGTCGATCGCGGCGCGGATCAGGGCCGGGCGGCCCACGCATTCGAAGACCTGGTCCGCGCCGGTCGGCAGGATGGAGCGGACCGCTTCGGCGGACGGCAGGAAGTGGGTCGCGCCGAACCGCAGTGCCAGAGGTTCCTTCGCCGGGTTGGTGTCGACGGCGACGATCGCCGACGCGCCCGCGAGCCGCGCGCCCTGGACGACATTGAGGCCGATCCCGCCCGCGCCGATGACGACGACCGTGTCCCCCCGGCGGGTCCTCGCCCGGTTCAGTACGGCCCCGACCCCGGTCAGCACCGCGCAGCCGAGGACGGCCGCCGAGGTCAGCGGCAGTGCGCGGGGGATCCGTACGGCCTGGACGGCGGTGACGATCGTGCGCTCGGCGAACGCCGAGTTCGCGGCGAACTGGAACAGTCGCTCGCCCCGGCGCGAGTAGGGGCGGCCAGGGCGGCCGATCGCCGACCGGCAGAGGGTGGGGCGGCCGCGGTCGCAGTCCGCGCAGGCGCCGCAGTTACGGAGGGTGGAGAGCGCCACATGGTCCCCGGGCGCCACATGCCGCACCCCCGCCCCGACCGCTTCCACCACGCCCGCGCCCTCGTGGCCGAGGACCACCGGCACGGGGAAGGGGATCGTGCCGTCGATCACCGACAGATCGCTGTGGCAGAGTCCGGCCGCGGCGATCGCCACCAGCACCTCGCCCGGGCCCGGGGCGCGGATCTCCAGATCGTCCACCAGCTCCGGACTCCGGCCGTCGAAGACGATTCCCCGCATGGACAGTTCACCCCTTCGGTTCCTTCGGGAGGCCGAGTACCCGCTCGGCGATGACCGTGCGCTGGATCTCGTCCGAGCCGCCGTAGATCGTGTCGGCCCGGCTGAACAGGAACATCCGCTGGTCGGAGGAGAGTTCGTACGGTGTCTCCGCGCGCCACTCCCCCGGCCCGGCGGTCGCCGCCGCGCCCCGGACGGCCATCGCCAGCTCGCCCAGGGTGCGGTGCCAGTTGCCCCACAGCAGCTTGGTGACGCTGGAATCCGCCGGGGCGGGCCCGGCGAGGGCGTGCCAGCGCAGGGCGCGCAGCCCGGCCCACTGCCGCACGAGCCGCTCCCGAATCACCGGGTCGTCCGCCGCGCCCGTCGCCACCGCGGTACGGACGACCTCCCGCAGCTCCGTCTCGAAGCCGATCTGCTGGGCGAGGGTCGCGACGCCCCGTTCGTCGTCGAGCAGGCCCATGGCGACGGTCCAGCCGTTGCCCTCGCCGCCCACGACATGCCCGCCGTCGGCGATCGCCCCGTCGAAGAAGACCTCGTTGAACTCGCTGGTCCCGGTCATCTGCCGGATCGGCCGTACCTCGATCCGGCCCGGCTGGTCCATCGGCACCAGCAGCAGTGACAGCCTGCGGTGCCGCCGGGATCCGGCCCCGGTGCGGGCGAGGACGAAGCACCAGTCGGCCTCCCGGGCCAGGGAGGTCCACACCTTCTGGCCGGTGATCCGGTAGCCGGTGCCGTCCCGGACGGCGGTGGTACGGAGAGCCGCCAGGTCCGAGCCCGCGTCGGGTTCGCTGTAGCCCTGGCACCACAGCTCGTCGCCCCGGGCCACCGGCGGCAGGAACCGTTCCCGCTGCTCCCGCGTCCCGTACCGGATCACCGTCGGCGCCAGCAGGTTCTCCCCGATGTGTCCGACCCGTCCGGGCGCCCGGGCCCTGGCGTACTCCTCCGCCCACACCATCTGCCGGGCCGGGCCCACGGACCGGTTGCCCCAGCGCGCCTCGGGCCAGCCGAGACCGATCCAGCCGCCGCGGCCCAGTTCCCGCTCCCACTCCCGGCGCACCGCGAGGCCCTCGTGTTCCCGGCCGGGCCCGCCGCCCGCCGCCCGGTGGGCGTCGGTGAGACGGGCGGCCAGCCAGGCCCTGGCCTCGGCCCGGAACCCGGCGTCGTCCGCGGACGAGTTCATGACGTACCCCCGGCTCAAGTGTTGGGGCGTTCGCCGGCCTTCGCCGCCCGCGCCATCTCGGTGAGCGCCGCCAGCATCGGCATCGGGTCGGTGCCGACCGTGCCGGGCAGGAAGTCGGCGATCTTCTCCGGGGTCCAGCCGCCCTCCGCGTATCCGGCGCGCAGCTCCCGCGGCTGTGCCCAGACCGCGATCTTGGGTCCGGCGATCGTGTAGACCTGCCCGGTGATCTCCCGGGCCCGGTCGGAGAGGAGGTAGACGACCAGTGCGGCCACGTCCTCCGGTTCGCCGATCTCCTTCAGCTCCATCGGCACCCCGGCGGACATCCGGGTCCGGGCGACCGGTGCGACGGCGTTCGCGGTGACGCCGTACTTGTGCAGTCCGAGCGCGGCGCTGCGGGCCAGCGAGATGATTCCGCCCTTCGCGGCCGCGTAGTTGGCCTGGGCGACCGAGCCCTGGTGGTTTCCGCTGGTGAAGCCGATCAGGGTGCCCGAGCCCTGTTTCCGCAGGACGGCGGAGGCGGCGCGGAAGACGGTGAAGGTGCCCTTGAGGTGGGTGGCGACGACCGGGTCCCACTCCTCCTCCGTCATATTGAAGAGCATCCGTTCGCGCAGGATCCCGGCGACGCAGACGACGCCGTCGATCCGTCCGTACGCGGTGAGCGCGGTGTCCACGAGCCGCTGTCCGCCCGCCATGGTGGAAATATCGTCGGCGACGGCGACCGCGCTGCCGCCGGCCGCCTCGATCTCCTTCACGACGGCGTCGGCGATCTCGGACGCGGGCTCGGCGCCCTCGACCGATACCCCGTAGTCGTTGACGACGACCTTCGCGCCCTCGGCCGCCGCGGCGAGGGCGACCGCGCGGCCGATGCCCCGGCCCGCGCCGGTGACGGCCACGACCTTGCCTGCCAAGAAGTTCCCCACGCCCGGCCCCTTCCCGCGGTTTCTGACGGTCCGTTAGATTCTAAGTGGGTCCGGACGCCCCGGCACAACCCCCGTACAGCAAACGGACACGGAGCCGAAAGGCCGGAGGAGGTCGGAGCGCGATGCCGCTGCCGCGCGAGTTCCATGAGATCGCCGAACGCGTGAACAACTGGGGCCGCTGGGGGGACGACGACGAGATCGGCACCCTCAATCTGGTGACCGACGCGGTGGTACGGGCCGCGGCCGGCACCGTCCGCTCCGGCCGCCGTGTCGCGCTCGCGCTCCCGCTGCACCAGGACGGGCTCCAGACCGGGCTGGTCCCCGGCCGGCTCAACCCCTTCCACACCATGGTTCAGATCAACTACGAGATGTTCGGCCCGGGTACGGTCGCCACCAGCGACGACACCGTGACGATGGCCCTCCAGGCGGCCACCCACTGGGACGCGCTGACCCATGTCTCGCACAGCGGCACGCTCTACAACGGCCGCCCGGCGGACACGATCACCCCGCACGGCCGGTCCCGGTTCAGCGGTATCGACAAGATCCCGCACATCGTCTCGCGCGGGGTGCTGCTGGACGTGGCCCGCGCCAAGGGCGTCGAACGGCTCGCCAGTGGGCACGCGGTCACGCCCGAGGACCTCGACGAGGCGGCGGAGTTCGGCGGGGTGACGGTCGGCGCGGGTGACATCGTGCTCGTACGGACCGGTCAGTCGCGGCTGCTGCTGGCCGGTGACAAGCACGCGTACGGCTTCCCGTCACCCGGGCTCTCCGTCCGTACGCCGGAGTGGTTCCACGCCCGGGACGTGGCCGCCGTGGCGACGGACACGCTCCCCTTCGAGATCATCCCGCCGGAGATCGACGGTCTGTGGCTGCCGGTGCACGCCCTCCATCTGGTCGAGATGGGCATGCTCCAGGGCCAGAACTGGAATCTGGAAAACTTGTCCACAGCCTGTGGAGAAGAATCGCGGTACGCGTTTCTGCTGTCGGCCATGCCGGAGCCGTTCGTCGGCGCCACGGGCACCCCGGTCGCCCCGGTCGCCGTCCTCTGAGAGCGCCGGGTTCCGGGGCCGCCCTCAGCGGCGGACGGCCGCCAGTCCGGCGGGTGTACCGGTGCGTACGGTGCCGCCGCGCCCCCCGCCGGGGGCCGGGCCCGGGTCCCGTACCGCCACGATCCCGGGCTCCCGGACGGCGACCGTGCCGGGATTCCGGACGACCACGGTCCCGGTACCGCGGGCCGCTTCCCGCGCCCCAGCGGTCGCGCCTTCGCGCGCGGTGCCGCCGAGCGGCCCGGAGTAGGTGCCGCGGGCGCCGCGCGTGTCGTCCGGATACGGCGGCCCGGCGGGCGCGCCCCGGTCGACCTCGCACCAGATCGCCTTGCCGTTGCCCTCCTGGCACCAGCCCCAGCGGTCGGCGAGGCCGTCGACGAGCTCCAGACCCCGGCCGTTGGTCTCGTCGTCCTCCGCGGTACGCCGCCGGGGCGGCCGGGAGCAGCCGTCGGCGACTTCGACGCGGACCGTGCCGGCCTCTTCCCGGCCGAAGCCGAACAGCATCCGCAGCACGGCCGGACAGCCGGTGTGGACGACCGCGTTGGTCACCAGCTCCGAGATCAGCAGGATCAGCGTCTCCGCCAGCGGCTCGTCGTGCTCTATCCCGGAGCCGACGAGCCGGGACCGCGCCCATCTACGGGCCCGTCCCACCTCCGCGGGATCGGGACCGACCTCCAACTGAACCTGGAGCACCTGCACCGCTCACACCATCCGAACCGGCGGACACATCGCCTCGCGCCTCGACTGGGTCTTTCCCGGCAGGGTCACCGACCGTGACTCCCGTGCGGGACAGCATGGTTGACGTACAGTCACCGCAACAAGCGCTTCGGGCATATTCCAGCACGAAGGAGTACCCGGCGTGGATGCTGTACGACGACTGCCGCGGCGAGTCGAACATGGGCTCGCGGCCCGCTCACCCGTGGTGTGAGCGGCGCGCATTTCCGGGCACGGGGACACCGCAGGGGCGCCACCGCGGCCGTCGTGCCTCGGTACGACTCGCATTTCAAGGAGCGTACCGGAGTGAGCGGCCGACGACGGCCCGTGACGAGTCATCCGAAGGACACAACCCGATATCGACGCAACGTGACACCGGATGGTGCTATAGCGCCTGATTCGGCACCGGCGGACCGGTGGATTCCCCGGCGGATTCCGCCAGGGCCAGGGCCGCGGTCTCCGCCGCCTCGTCGGCGGTGGGCCGGGAGCGGGCCCGCACCCAGGCGCGTTTGAGATGCAGATGGACGTCCGCCTCCCAGGTGAAGCCCATACCGCCGTGGATCTGGACGCAGTCGCGGGCGTTGGCGACGGCCGCTTCGTCGGCGAGGAGCTTGGCCCCGGCGGTTTCGGCCGGGTCGCCCGTGACGGCCGCGGCGTAGACGGCGGCCCTGGCGAGTTCGGTACGGACCAGCATGCCGGCGCAGAGGTGTTTCACCGCTTGGAAGGATCCCACCGGACGGCCGAACTGCTCACGCTCCCGGGCGTACCGCACGGCCAGTTCGGTGACGCGGCCCGCCGTGCCGAGCTGCTCGGCGGCGGTGAGCAGCGCGGCCGCAGGGTCCCAGGGGCCGTCGGCGGCGGGTCCGGGGACGCGGTGCAGGGGGGTGAGCGGATCGACGGACCGCAGCGGTACGGCGCCCTGCGCGCCGGGTCCGGACGCGGGGCCGCCCCAGGGCCCGCCCGAGAGCCCGCCCGCACCCGGCGCCGTACGACCGCCGGGTCCGGGCGCCGGGCTTTCCGCGGGGCCCGCGGGCCCGCCGTCCACCACGTCCGCCTCGTCCAGCCATGCCACCAGCCCGCCGTCCGCCCGGGTCACCACCGTCTCGCCCGTGGCCGCGCCCGGCACCCGGCCGGCCGCGAGATGTGTGGCGACCAGCGGGCCGGGGGCCAGGGCCCGCCCGAGTTCCTCGAAGACGAGTACGGCCTCCGGCGCCCCGAGCCCCACGCCCCCGGCGTCCTCCGGGAGCCGCAGCGCGAACACCCCGGCCTCCGCGAGCGCCGCCCACATCACCCGGTCGAGTCGCGGGGCCCCGCCGGAGGCGTCGGCCCGCAGGGCCTTCGGCGGGCGGAGCCGGTCCAGCAGCTCCCGGGTCGCGCTCTTCAGCGCCCGCTGGTCGTCGGTGAGCCGGAACCGCATCTCAGGCACCGCCCTTCGGCAGGCCGAGCAGCCGCTCGGCGATGATGTTCCGCTGAATCTGGGAGGTCCCGGCGGCGATGGTGTACGAGAGCGCGGACAGCCGGTCGACCGCCCACTCCCGGTCCAGGTCGAGCGCGTCGGGCCCGAGGACCTCGGCGGCGGCCTCGTACAGCTCCTGCCGGGCCCCCGAATAGCGGAGTTTGAAGACGGACCCGCCCGGCCCGGGGACCCCACCGCCCGCCCGGGCCTCGCTGACGTTCCACTGGGTGAGCCGCCAGAGCGCGGTGAACTCCGTATGCAGCCTGCCCAGCCTGCGCCGGAGGGCGGGATCGTCCCAGCGGCCGTTCTCCCGGGCGCGGACCGCGAGGGCGGCGAGGGTGCGGCGGCAGGCGACGACCTCGCCGACGAAGGCCGTACCTCGTTCGAAGGAGAGGGTGACCATGGTGACCCGCCAGCCGTCGTTCTCGGCGCCGACCCGGTTGGCCACCGGCACCCGTACCTCGTCGAGGAAGACCTCGGCGAACTCGGCCGTTCCGGCGAGGGTGCGCAGCGGCCGGACGGTGATCCCGGGCGCGTCCATGGGCAGGGCGAGCCAGCTGATGCCCCGGTGCCGGTGGGCGTCGGGGTCGGTGCGGACGAGGAGTTCGCACCAGTCGGCGATCTCGGCGTGCGAGGTCCAGATCTTGGACCCGGTGACCAGGTAGTCGTCACCGTCGCGGACGGCCCGCGTACGGAGCGACGCGAGGTCGGATCCGGCGTCGGGTTCGCTGAAGCCCTGGCACCAGATCTCGTCACCGCGCAGGATCGGCCCGAGCCAGCGTTCACGCTGCTCCGGGGTGCCCTCGGCGGCGATGGTGGGTCCGGCGTGCAGCAGTCCGACGAAGTTGGCGCCGACGTAGGGCGCGCCCGCGAGTTCGGTCTCCTCCAGGAAGACCAGCCGCAGGCCGGGGGCCGCTTCCCAGTGGAGATGGGCGTAGCCCGCGTCGTACAGCAGTCGCTGCCAGTGGGTGTCGTACGCGCGCCGGCCCGGCCAGTCGTCCGGCGAGGGCTTCGGGGGGAGCCGGGGCAGGGTGGTGGCGAGCCAGCTCCGCAGCTCCGCCCGGAACTCCGCTTCCTCTTCCGTCAGGCCGAAGTCCATGGAATCTGGCCACCTCGCCTTCACCCCACCGAATCTGACACTCCGTCAAATATCGACAGGCTAGCCCCGCACCCCTGGGCCGACAAGCGTTCGCGGCCTACCCACCCACCCCGATCTGACGTACCGTCAGTCAACGTGTACCCGGTCGAACGGAGGCGTACGGCCATGGAATCCCCCCGTACGGAATCCGGGACCGCCCGGGAGCTCGGCGCCGCCCGCACCCTCTGGGAGCTGATCGACCGGCGCGCCGCGCTCACCCCCGACCGCCGGATCCTCCTCCAGGACGACCGCGTCCTGACCTTCGGCGGACTGCGCGATGCCGCCGAACGAACAGCAGCCGGGCTGTACGGGATGGGCGTCCGCCCCGGCACGGTCGTCGCCTGGCAGCTCCCCACCACCGTCGAGACCGTGATCCTGACCGCCGCGCTGGCCCGCATCGGCGCCGTACAGTCCCCGGTCATCCCCTTCTACCGGGACCGGGAGGTCGGTTTCGCGCTCCGCGCCTGCGCGGCCGAGTACTTCGCCGTGCCCGGAGAATGGCGTGGATTCGACCATAGGGCGATGGCGGAACGGATCGGCGCGCATGGTGTGTTCGACGCGTACGGAACCCTTCCGCAGGGCGATCCGGCCGTCCTGCCCCCGCCGCCCGCCGACGGCACGGCGGTCCGGTGGATCTACTGGACCTCGGGCACCACCTCCGACCCCAAGGGCGTCCGCCACACCGACCGCTCCCTGATCGCCGCGGGCGCCTGCCTCGCCCACGCGCTCCGGCTCACCCCGGACGACGTCGGCTCCATCGCCTTCCCCTTCGCCCATATCGGCGGGGCGGACTATCTGGTGATGCTGATGCTGTACGGGTTCCCCGCGGTCCTCTTCGAGAAGTTCGCCCTGCCGGACGCGCTCCCCGAGTACCGCCGCCACGGTGTCACCACGGCCGGGGGCTCCACCGCCTTCTACTCGATGTTCCTGGCCGAACAGCGGAAGCTGCCGCCCGGCGAGAGGCTCATCCCCACGCTGCGACTGCTCGCGGGCGGCGGCGCGCCGAAACCGCCCGAGCTGTA is part of the Streptomyces qinzhouensis genome and harbors:
- a CDS encoding class I adenylate-forming enzyme family protein, with protein sequence MESPRTESGTARELGAARTLWELIDRRAALTPDRRILLQDDRVLTFGGLRDAAERTAAGLYGMGVRPGTVVAWQLPTTVETVILTAALARIGAVQSPVIPFYRDREVGFALRACAAEYFAVPGEWRGFDHRAMAERIGAHGVFDAYGTLPQGDPAVLPPPPADGTAVRWIYWTSGTTSDPKGVRHTDRSLIAAGACLAHALRLTPDDVGSIAFPFAHIGGADYLVMLMLYGFPAVLFEKFALPDALPEYRRHGVTTAGGSTAFYSMFLAEQRKLPPGERLIPTLRLLAGGGAPKPPELYHAVVRELGCALTHGYGMTEVPMITMGSPDDSPDDLATTEGRPPEGMEIRIVDGEVRLRGEAVCRGYLDPAHNAEAFDDEGFLRTGDLGHLTPSGHLVLTGRRKDVIIRKGENISAKEIEDLLHTHPAIADAAVIGLPDEDRGERVCAVLEQRPGTEPLLLPEVAAFLADLGLAPYKIPEQVEVVAGLPRNETLRKVLKYKLRERFGQDLP
- a CDS encoding acyl-CoA dehydrogenase family protein, with translation MRFRLTDDQRALKSATRELLDRLRPPKALRADASGGAPRLDRVMWAALAEAGVFALRLPEDAGGVGLGAPEAVLVFEELGRALAPGPLVATHLAAGRVPGAATGETVVTRADGGLVAWLDEADVVDGGPAGPAESPAPGPGGRTAPGAGGLSGGPWGGPASGPGAQGAVPLRSVDPLTPLHRVPGPAADGPWDPAAALLTAAEQLGTAGRVTELAVRYAREREQFGRPVGSFQAVKHLCAGMLVRTELARAAVYAAAVTGDPAETAGAKLLADEAAVANARDCVQIHGGMGFTWEADVHLHLKRAWVRARSRPTADEAAETAALALAESAGESTGPPVPNQAL
- a CDS encoding acyl-CoA dehydrogenase family protein, with product MDFGLTEEEAEFRAELRSWLATTLPRLPPKPSPDDWPGRRAYDTHWQRLLYDAGYAHLHWEAAPGLRLVFLEETELAGAPYVGANFVGLLHAGPTIAAEGTPEQRERWLGPILRGDEIWCQGFSEPDAGSDLASLRTRAVRDGDDYLVTGSKIWTSHAEIADWCELLVRTDPDAHRHRGISWLALPMDAPGITVRPLRTLAGTAEFAEVFLDEVRVPVANRVGAENDGWRVTMVTLSFERGTAFVGEVVACRRTLAALAVRARENGRWDDPALRRRLGRLHTEFTALWRLTQWNVSEARAGGGVPGPGGSVFKLRYSGARQELYEAAAEVLGPDALDLDREWAVDRLSALSYTIAAGTSQIQRNIIAERLLGLPKGGA